The genomic segment TGTATGGCACTGCAGGGCGCAGAGCTTCTCTTTTATCCCACTGCCATCGGAAGTGAACCCATCCTGGAATGTGACAGCATGGAACACTGGAGAAGATGTATGCAGGGACACGCTGCCTCCAACCTGATCCCTGTGATCGCTGCCAACAGAATCGGTGAGGAAACAGTAGAGCCATGTCCGGAAAACGGAATGCAGAAATCTGCTCTTAATTTTTACGGCTCTTCTTTTATCACAGACAACACAGGTGCTCTCTGTGCAGAACTGCCCGGAGGGGAAGAGGGGGTGCTTGTAAGCACTTTTGACCTGGATGCATTAAAGGCAGACAGACTGAACTGGGGACTTTTCAGAGACCGCAGACCGGAGATGTATGCAAAAATTGTCGGGAAATGATGTATAAGTTTAGTTATTGTTCACACACCACTATCCCGCGAGGTGTTTTGGCATGAATATGCCAAAATCCCGAGACATACAAGCCAAAATTCCATTGCCGCAGGCAATCTGGAATGAATTTTGGCTCAGTTACTGAGAACGGAGTGAACAGTAATTGAGTTTATAAGAATTTCATAAAAAGTTTATGATTATATTAGTTGCTACCTGCGGTATATATGGTAAAATAAGAGTACGAACGTTACTGATAACGGAGCGAGCAGTAGAGTTTTGACATGTATTTCTGGCAAAATGGAGTGTAGAAGATGAACAGAAAAGAATTTTTGGAAATCCTGAGAAGCCAGCTTGCCGGTCAGATGCAGGAGGGCAAAGCAGCAGCACATATCAGGTATTATGAAGATTATATACAGTCTCAGGTACGTGGCAGACGTTCAGAGCAGGAAGTACTGCAGGAACTGGGAGACCCGCATCTGATAGCAAAAACTCTGATCGATACAGATGATGGAAGTACACAGGAAGATTACGGAGAGTATTCTTCTTACGGAAGCAGTTATGGCAATGAGACAGAGCTTCCTCATCAGCAGGAGAAAAGATGGAAAAAAGTAATCGATCTTTCTACCTGGCATGGCAGGGCTGTTGTTATTGCAGCGGCGGCTGTTATAATTGTTTTACTGATACTGATAATCGGAGTTGCGATTCCGTTTTTTATTATTCTTGCAATTATTCTTTATTTTCTTTCATGGCTGAAGAAAAGAAATGATCAATGAAAATCTGTGCAGGGTTTCAGAAAAGAAACCCTGCGCAGAATCTTAAAAATCTTAAGTGTAAACGTTCTTGTTTCACGATATTAATTCCCCTTGAATATTTATAATCATACAATCTCAACTTATTTCTATTCTTTAATCCTGCCAGGTGCAGGGAAAAATCCCACATTCATTTTTATATTTTTTGTTCGGAAAGGAGACGGAAAATGAAACACAATTTCAAACTGAAAGAACGCCTTGGAGCTTTGCTGCTTGCAATGCTTTTTATTCTGCAGGCAATTCTGGGGCTTGTGCCTGTCTGCGTAACTCAGGCGGCACCGTTAACTGTAGAAACATGGGACAGTGACAAGGTGGTAGAGTATGGTTATCGCTTTAACATGAAGTTTCAGCCCGGAATTACCACATATGAATCTTTTGGGTGTGATAATCTGGACAGGGAAGCTTTTTCAGACAATGGAAAAAGCGAACGTGACACAGAGTGCGTTCGTGTAGGAGCGGACTATAAAGCCGGAAGCGCAGGGATGCGTTATAACAATGTAGGAAAAGATGGAAATGGAAATATTGTTGATGTC from the Blautia wexlerae DSM 19850 genome contains:
- a CDS encoding DUF1700 domain-containing protein, with translation MNRKEFLEILRSQLAGQMQEGKAAAHIRYYEDYIQSQVRGRRSEQEVLQELGDPHLIAKTLIDTDDGSTQEDYGEYSSYGSSYGNETELPHQQEKRWKKVIDLSTWHGRAVVIAAAAVIIVLLILIIGVAIPFFIILAIILYFLSWLKKRNDQ